Genomic segment of Microbacterium sp. M28:
ACCACCATGCGTCGTTGCCGAGGTCCGCGTAAGAGTCGTCGTAGAAGAACCACTTGTCCATGTCGATGCTGGACCACAGCTCCACCCAGTTCCAAGCCACGAAGGCGTCGATCGCGAAGATCACGACGGCGACCAGCCGCAGCCACCACGGCCGGAAGTCGATCAGCCGGAACCTGTCGACGACGTCGTGCTCCCGAAGCCACCAGCCCAGGACGAAGAACGGTAGGAAGCCGAGCGTGCGCGAGAGCGAGAACGTGCTGTCGACGTTGGGCAGGTACCCCGCTCCGATCGAGATCAGCAGTGCCCAGAGCAGCGGCCAGCGCAGGAGGGCGAGGTAGGGGAGCACGAGCCGGAAGATGCCGAGAGCCAGAAGGAACCAGAGCGTCCAGGACGGCTCGGTGAGATTCGGAGACGCCTGACCCTCCACGAGCCACTTCGTCAGGGTCCACAGCATCTCGAAGATGACGTACGGCACCAGGATGTCCGTGATGACCCGCGCCATCTGGCGCTTGGTCGGCGGCGCGGACTTCGAGAAGTAGCCGGCGATGATCGCGAACGCGGGCATGTGGAAGGCGTAGAACGACAGGTACAGCGCCATGGCGATGTCGGAGTCGTAGGTGAGACGCTGGATGGCGTGACCCAGCACCACCAGCACGATGCAGGCGTAGCGGGCGTTGTCCCAGAAGGGAACACGACGGCGAGGCCGCTGGATCGATCCGGTGACGGGGCCGGTCGGAGGATGCGCGGCACTGCTCATCCTCCGAGGCTACCCGGGGTTCGGGAATAAAGTTGTGCGCACCGCGTTGACACAGATACATTCAAACGAATACAACTGGATGCCTCGGCATCCGTCCTGGAGGCATCACATGAGCGAGCAGACCGTCACCGCGGGGATGCAGTTCGGCATCTTCAGCGTCAGCGACATCACGCAGAACCCGGTCACGGGTGAGACGCCGAGCGAGGCGCAGAAGATCAAGGACGCAATCACGATCGCGAAGCACGTCGAGGACGTGGGGCTGGACGTCTATGCCATCGGCGAGCACCACAACCCGCCGTTCTGGTCGTCCTCGCCCTCGACGACGCTCGCCGCGATCGCCGGTCAGACCGATCGGATCATCCTCTCCACGTCGACCACGCTGATCACTACGAACGACCCGGTCAAGATCGCCGAGGACTTCGCGATGCTCCAGCATGTGTCGGACGGTCGCACCGACATCATGCTCGGCCGCGGTAACACCGGCCCCGTGTACCCGTGGTTCGGCAAGGACATCCGCCAGGGACTCCCGCTCGCGATCGAGAGCTACAACCTGCTGCACCGGCTGTGGCGCGAGGACGTCGTGGACTGGGAGGGCAAGTTCCGTACCCCTTTGCAGGGCTTCACGTCGACACCGCGTCCGCTCGACGGCGTCGCGCCGTTCGTGTGGCACGGTTCGATCCGCACGCCCGAGATCGCCGAGCAGGCCGCGTACTACGGCGACGGCTTCTTCGCGAACAACATCTTCTGGCCCAAGGAGCACTACCAGCGGCTGATCGAGCTGTACCGCCAGCGCTGGGCGCACTACGGCCACGGCGATCCCGAGACCGCGATCGTGGGACTGGGCGGCCAGGTGTTCATGCGCGCGAACTCGCAGGACGCCGTGAACGAGTTCCGCCCGTTCTTCGACAACGCACCGGTGTACGGCCACGGCCCCAGCATGGAGGACTTCACGGAGATGACGCCGCTGACGGTCGGCTCGCCGCAGCAGGTCATCGACCGGTACGCCGCGATGCGTGACACGTTCGGCGACTATCAGCGTCAGCTGTTCCTCATCGATCACGCGGGGCTGCCGCTGAAGACGGTGCTCGAACAGCTCGACATCCTCGGTGGAGAGGTGGTTCCGGTGCTCCGGCGCGAGTTGGCCGAGAATCGTCCCGCCTCCGTGCCGGATGCCCCGACGCACGCGTCTCTGGTCGCCGCAGCCTACGGCGACGGGCCCGCACGGGAGGCGCGCCCCGGCGCGAACCGCGGCGACAACCTCACCGCGGGTTCGCCGTACCAGGACACCCCGCAGCCCGCGGGTGCCGCATTCGGCGTCGGCCGGAAGGAGGCCTGAGATGACCATGCGTCGGATCGCGGTCGTGTCGGCGGGGTTGTCGAACCCGTCCTCCACCCGCATGCTCGCCGACCGGCTGGCAGCCGAGACGACTCGGCTGCTCGCCGAGCGCGACATCGAGGTCAGCGTCGATGTGATCGAGCTGCGCGATCTCGCGCACGACATCACGAACAACCTGCTGACCGGCTTCGCCCCGCCCGCGCTGGAGACGGCGATCAACACGGTCGTCTCCGCGGATGCCCTGATCGCCGTGACCCCGATCTTCTCGACGAGCTATTCGGGGCTGTTCAAGTCGTTCATCGACGTCCTCGATGTCGACTCGCTGACGGGCAAACCCGTCCTCCTCGGCGCCAATGCCGGTACGGCTCGGCACTCGCTTGCGATCGACTACGCGATCCGGCCGCTGTTCGCGTACCTGCACGCGGAGCCGGTCTCGACCGGCGTGTTCGCGGCATCCAGCGACTGGGGCGGCGGAGGCGATGAGGTCGCTCCGCTCGGCAAGCGCGTCGAGAAGGGCGCCAGGGAACTGGCCGACGCCATCGCACGCAAGGATGCCGCCGTCACCGGCGACCCCTTCGATCCGGCGACGTACCTGGGTGAGGGGCGATCGTTCGGACACCTGCTCGGCGGTCTCGCCGGCGAGTGAGACGGAGCGTCACCCGTCAGGACAGAACGAAGGCCGCCCCGATCGGGGCGGCCTTCTCTGTGCGGTCAACCGCTCTTGCGTCGGAACTCGCGGTGCGTCTGGGCCGAGTGCGTCCCGTGGATGGCGGAATCGCCGTCCAGGTGCGCCTCGCCCTGGCGATGCTGCGCGTTCTTCTTCTCGAGCGCTTCCTTGAACTTGCGCTTCATCTCGTCCGAGGAGGAGACGGCGTCGTCTGGCGTGCTCATGCCGCCAGCCTAGTCGGACCGCGGCGCAGAAGGGGAGGGGCTCTTCCGACGCGTGCGGCGCCGGAGCACCAGATCGATGAGCGCCCCGATCGCGACGGCGCAGACCACGGACACGATGATCGCGACCACAGGGCCGCCGGGCAGGATCGTCGCGACGAGCGCTCCGATCGCGGCCTGGTAGGCGGCCCAGCCCGTCGCGGCGAGCGACACGAGAGCGGCGTAGCGGGGGAGCGGGATGCGCGTCGCGCCGGCGGTCACGTTGATCGCGAGCCGTGCGAACGGGATGAAGCGCGCCGTGAACAGGACGACGGCCGTGCCGGATTCGAGGCGCCCTCTGGCCCAGCGGCGCGCTGACCGGACGCGCTCGGACCGCATCCATCGCCAGCGCTCGGTCCCGGCCCAGCGGCCGATCGCATAGCAGAGCAGATCGCCCGACATCGCCGCGACGGCGGCGCAGGCGATCACGGCCCACAACGGCGGTGCGCCGGTGGAGATGGCGAGAGCACCGAGAGCCGTCACCGCGATCTCGCCTGGCACGACGACGAAGAACGCGTCGCCGAGGACCAGCAGGGACATCACCGCGAGGGCCCAGGGACCTGTGACGAGTTCGGTGACGCCATCCGTGATCACTCCGCCACTCTGGCGCGGCGAGGTGAACGGGAACCGAATCGGGGATAGCGGGTGACGGGCAGTCGTGCAACGGGTGAACTCTGCGCGACAACGGGTGCTGCGGTCGGGTCGGGCCGCAGCGGCGCGGGATCCTGGCACGGTGAGAGTCGCGATCGTGACCGAATCCTTCCTTCCGCACATGAACGGCGTGACGGGATCCGTCATGCAGATCCTGCGTCATCTCGAGCGCGAGGGGCACGCAGCCCACATCCTCGCACCGGATGCCGTCGGCATTCCGCAGTCGCTGCACGGCGCGAGGGTGGAGCCGGTGCCGAGCCTCGCGCTGCCCGGGTACCGCAACGTGCGCGTCGGCGCGGCCACCGCGCACCGCGTGGCGGCGTCCCTGCAGCGCTTCCGCCCCGACGTCGTCCATCTCGCGTCGCCGTTCGCGCTCGGCTGGCGGGGCGTGCTCGCGGCCGGCCGGCTCGGCGTTCCGGCGGTCGCGGCGTACCAGACCGATGTCGCCGCGTACACCGAGCGCTACGGCCTTGCGGCGACGACGACCTTCGCGCAGAACCACATCGTGCGCCTGCACCGTCGGGCGACCCTCACGCTCGCACCGTCGTCGGAGTCCGAGCAGCAGCTCGCGGGTCTCGGCGTCGATCGGATCAGGCGATGGGGCAGAGGCGTCGATGCCGAACGCTTCCAGCCGAGTCGGCGCGACGCGGGCTGGCGGCGGACGTCGGCCGAAGAGGTGCTGGTCGGCTACGTCGGACGGCTGGCTGCGGAGAAGCAGGTCGAGGATCTGCGCGCGCTGCGAGGGATTCCCGGAGTGCGCCTGGTCATCATCGGAGAGGGGCCGGCCAGGGCGCGCCTGGAGGCGATGATGCCGGAGGCGCTGTTCCTCGGGCACCTCGAAGGCGACGAGCTCGCGACCGCGATGGCGTCGCTCGACGTGTTCGTGCACCCGGGCGAGAGCGAGACGTTCGGGCAGACGCTGCAGGAGGCGCACGCCAGCGGCGTGCCGATCGTGGCGACGGGAAGCGGAGGTCCACTGGATCTCGTGCGGATGGGCATCGACGGCTGGTTGTACCGCCCCGGTGACCTGGACGACCTGCGCATGCGCGTCGCAGACCTGGCCGGCGACGCGCGCAAGCGACGCGCGTTCGGCGAAGCAGGCCGCATCGCCGTGTCCGGTCGCAGCTGGTCGACGGTGTGCACTCAGCTTCTCGATCATTTCGGCGAGGCCGCGACGCTCCACGCCGTCGACCGGTCGCTGCGCTCGCCGCGCACGCGTAGGCCGGAGCCCGCGGTGTCCTACCCGGGGCGCCGCTGGAACCGTTTCGTGGCGCTCGGCGACTCGCTCACCGAAGGGCTCTGCGACCCGGCGCCGGACGGTGCGCTGCGCGGCTGGGCCGATCGGCTGGCGCTGTTGCTCGCGGCGCGAGGCGGGCTGCACTACGCCAACCTCGCCGTGCGCTCGCGGCGCGTCGACGACGTGTGCGGTGAGCAGCTGCGGCGGGCGCGCGAGCTCCGCCCCGACCTCGTGTCGATCCTGGTGGGGGCGAACGATCTGGTGCGATCGGACGCCGACGTCGCCGCACTGGCGGACAAGCTGGAGGGTGCGGTGCGCACGCTCCGAGCCGACGGCGCCGATGTGCTGCTCGTGACGCCGTTCCTTCCCGATCGCCGAGCCGCCGGGCTGTTCGCGCGGAGGTTCGGCGCGTTCGCGGGTGCGCTCGCGGAGATCGCGGAGCGCACCGGAGCCATGCTGCTGGACACCGATCTGCATCCGTCCCTCGCGGATCGCTCCAACTGGGGCGAAGACCTCGTCCATCTCGGCAGTCGGGGCCACCGGTTCCTCGCGTATCGCGCCGGAGAGGTGCTGGACGTGCCGCACGCGGAGGCGCTCGGCGCCCTGGATGCCGTGCTCCACGAATCCGAGTCGAGCACGCGGGCGGCCTGGTGGCGCGACCATGCGCTGCCGTGGGCGTGGCGGAGGATGCGCGGACGCGTCGCCGGTGACGGGCGCGTGGCCAAGCACGACGACTACGTGTACATCGGCCGGTCGACCAGCCTGCGCCAGGCGCGGGTGAGCTGAGTCGCTGTCGGTCGGCGGGCGTGCGTTCAGCGGCGTCCCATGCCGTGATACCGCCAGTCGGCTGCGCGCCAGCTGCTCGGATCCAGGCAGTTGCGGCCGTCGACGATGATCCGCCGGGCCACCAGGGCACCGGCGCGGTCCGGGTCCATCTCCCGGCGGTACAGGTCCCACTCGGTCACGAGGACCACGGCATCCGCACCCCGCAGGGCCTCATCGCGGTCGTCGGCGTAGGCGAGCTGAGGATGCAGCGCACGCGCGTTCTCGAGCGCGGCCGGATCCGTCACGACGACATCGGCGCCCAGACCGCGCAGCCGGACGGCGACCTCGAGCGCCGGCGAATCCCGGATGTCGTCGCTGAACGGTTTGAAGGCGGCCCCGAGGACGGCGACGCGCGTGCCGTGCACGCGGCCGTCGAGAGCGTCGACGACCATCTGCACCGCTCGGTCCCTGCGGCGCAGGTTGATCGCGTCGACCTCCCGCAGGAACCCGACGGCGTCCCCGTGACCGAGCTCCTCCGCCCGTGCGGCGAAGGCACGGATGTCCTTGGGCAGGCATCCGCCGCCGAAGCCGATGCCGCTGCCCAGATAGCGGCGCCCGATTCGGGTGTCATGGCCGAGCGCGTCCGCGAGCAGGGTCACATCGGCGCCGACGGCCTCGGCGATCTCCGCCATCGCGTTGATGAACGAGACCTTCGTCGCGAGGAAGGCGTTGGCCGCCCCCTTCACCAGCTCGGCGGTCGCGAGGTCGGTGACCAGGAAAGGCGCGCCCGATTCGAGTGCCGTACCGTATGCCTCGCGCAGCCGCGTCGCGGCGCGCTCGCCGTCGGCGCCGTCCGGCACGCCGACGACGATGCGATCGGGGGTGATCGTGTCGTGCACGGCCCAGCCCTCGCGCAGGAACTCCGGGTTCCACACCAGGACGGCCCCGGACGGTGAGATGCGTTCGGCGATGCCCGCCGCCGTGCCCACCGGAACGGTCGACTTGCCGGCGAGCAGGTCGCCGGGGCGCAGATACGGCACGAGCGCGTCGACCGCGGCATCCACGTACCGCAGATCGGCGGCATGGGCGCCGGGGCGCTGCGGGGTGCCGACCGCGAGGAAGTGGATGTCGGCGCCACTCGCGGCCGACATCTCATCGGTGAATCGCAGACGCCCTGAGGCGAGCCCCGCCGCGAGCAGATCGTCCAGGTCCGGTTCGAAGAACGGCGCTCGACCGGAGCGCAGAGCCGCGATCCTCGCCGCATCCACGTCGACGCCGACGACGTCGTGCCCGATCGACGCCATCGCGGCCGCATGGACCGCACCGAGATAACCGCATCCGATCACTGACATGCGCATGAACCCATGTCATCGATGCGCCCGCACCGGTGTACGACCGAGGAGTGAACGCGGCATGACCGGGCGGTGACGGGTTCGGATTTCCGCTGTGATCGCGGATTCGCGAGTTCTCGCTGGTACGCTGACAGGGAGTGGAACCGGCGAGAAGCTGGTCCCCTGTGGTGGGTTCCTCGGCACGAACGGTCGGGTGGTCTTCTACTGGTGGCCAGCGCAGGTGAGATTCGCGGGAATGCCCGCGCGCCCGGACTCTCCGTCTCCGCTCCGATGCACGCTCGCGGATCACACGGACCCGCGAGAGGAAACAAAGAAGGAGAGACCTCTTGGAAGGTCCTGAAATCACCGCCACCGAGGCCGTTCTCGACAACGGCCGCTTCGGCACCCGCACCATCCGCTTCGAGACCGGACGCCTCGCTCAGCAGGCCCAGGGCTCTGTCGCGGCCTACCTCGACGGCGAGACCATGCTGCTGTCGGCCACCTCCGCAGGCAAGCACCCGCGCGAAGGCTTCGACTTCTTCCCGCTGACGGTCGACGTCGAAGAGCGCTCCTACGCAGCAGGCAAGATCCCCGGTTCGTTCTTCCGTCGCGAGGGCCGTCCCTCCACAGAGGCGATCCTCGTCTGCCGTCTGATCGACCGTCCGCTGCGTCCGTCGTTCGTCGACGGCCTGCGCAACGAGGTCCAGATCGTCATCACGGTCCTCTCGATCGCACCCGGCGAGTTCTACGACGCGCTCGCGATCAACGCGGCATCCGCCTCGACCCAGATCTCGGGTCTGCCGTTCTCCGGCCCGATCGCCGGCGTCCGCCTGGCGTTCATCCCCGGTAACGGACAGCACGAGGACCAGTGGGTCGCCTTCCCGACCGCCGAGCAGGTGTCGGAGGCCGTGTTCGACCTCATCGTCGCCGGTCGTGTGGTCACCAAGGCCGACGGCACCGAAGACGTCGCGATCATGATGGTCGAGGCCGAGGCCACCGAGAACAGCTGGAACCTGATCAAGGGCGGCGCCACCAAGCCCAACGAAGAGGTCGTCGCACAGGGCCTCGAGGCGTCCAAGCCGTTCATCGCGCAGCTGGTGAAGGCGCAGGCCGAGCTGGCCGCCACGGCATCCAAGGAGCCCGGCGTCTACCCGGTCTTCCTGCCGTACAGCCAGGAGACCTACGACTTCGTCGCGCAGCGCGCATACGACGACCTCGTCGGCGTCTACCAGATCGCCGACAAGAAGGAGCGTCAGAGCGCTGACGACGCCATCAAGGAGCGCGTCCACGCGGAGCTGCTCGCGGCCGTCGAGGCCGGCGAGCTGCAGGCTGTTGCGACCCTCGAGTTCTCGGCGGCGTACAAGTCGGTCACCAAGAAGATCGTCCGCGGACGCATCCTCAAGGACAGCGTCCGCATCGACGGTCGCGGTCTTGCGGACATCCGTCCGCTGGATGCCGAGGTGCAGGTCATCCCGCGCGTTCACGGTTCGGCGATCTTCCAGCGCGGCGAGACCCAGATCATGGGTGTCACCACGCTGAACATGCTCAAGATGGAGCAGCAGATCGACTCGCTGTCCCCGGTGACGAGCAAGCGCTACATGCACCACTACAACTTCCCGCCCTACTCCACCGGTGAGACCGGTCGTGTCGGGTCGCCGAAGCGTCGCGAGATCGGGCACGGCTTCCTCGCCGAGCGCGCCCTCGTGCCGGTGCTGCCCAGCCGCGAGGAGTTCCCCTACGCGATCCGTCAGGTCTCCGAGGCGCTGAGCTCCAACGGCTCGACGTCGATGGGTTCCGTCTGCGCCTCGACCCTGTCGCTGCTGAACGCGGGTGTGCCACTGCGCGCTCCCGTCGCCGGTATCGCCATGGGCCTGGTCTCCGACGAGGTCGACGGTCAGACCCGCTACGCGGCGCTGACCGACATCCTCGGTGCGGAGGACGCCCTCGGCGACATGGACTTCAAGGTCGCCGGCACGAGCGAGTTCGTCACGGCCATCCAGCTGGACACGAAGCTCGACGGCATCCCGTCCGAGGTCCTCGCCGGCGCCCTGACGCAGGCCAAGGACGCGCGTCTGACGATCCTGAACGTCCTCAACGCGGCGATCGACACGCCGGACGAGATGGCACCGACCGCGCCGCGCGTGATCAGTGTCCAGATCCCCGTCGACAAGATCGGCGAGCTGATCGGCCCGAAGGGCAAGACGATCAACGCGATCCAGGACGAGACCGGCGCGCAGATCTCCATCGAGGAGGACGGCACCGTCTACATCGGCGCGACCGACGGCCCTTCGGCCGAGGCCGCTCGTGCGCAGGTGAACGCGATCGCCAACCCCACCAACCCGGAGGTCGGCGAGCAGTTCCTCGGCACCGTCGTGAAGATCGCCACGTTCGGCGCCTTCATCTCGCTGCTGCCCGGCAAGGACGGCCTGCTGCACGTCACCGAGGTGCGCAAGCTCGCCGGTGGCAAGCGCGTCGAGAACGTCGATGACGTCCTCTCGGTCGGCCAGAAGATCCTCGTGAAGATCACGAAGATCGACGACCGCGGCAAGCTGTCGCTCGAGCCCGTCCTGGACGACGCTCCGGCAGCCGACGCGGCGCCCGAGGCCGAGGCCACCGAGGCCTGATCCTCTGATCGGTCGAAGACCCGGGTCTGCTCCGCACAGGAGAGGATCCGGGTCTTCGTCGTGTCCGGCGTGATGAAAACGTTATGGCGAATTCCCCCGCCGTTCGCCGGAACGGCGGGGGAGTCGACGAACGTCCTCTACTCTCGAAGAAAAGCACCGGGGGGTGCATACAGCGCATGGCAATGCAGGTCGACTCGCGGGGGTGAGAGCATGCGGATATTCGGCGTCGGTACCGCCGGGACACCCGAGGCGGCGCAGAGCGCGCTCGCGCAGCATCCGTCCGCTCCGATCCCGGTCGTCGGCCCAGGCGTGGGGGAGTCGCTGCGCGTTCCGCTCGGCGAGACCGGATTCGAGACGTTCCCGCTCATGCTGGGGGCCGCCGAGTTCGGCTGGAACGTCGATCTGGAGACCAGCCACGAGATCCTCGACCGCTACGTGGAGTTCGGCGGCAACGCCATCCACACCGCCGACGGCTTCTCGGGTGGACGCAGCGAGCACATCATCGGTCAGTGGCTGCGCTCCCGCGGGCGCAGGGACGGGATGCTGCTCAGCGCGCGCATCGGTTCGCACGCCGACAATCCGGGTCTCGGATCGGTCAACCTCGTCAGGGCGGTCGAAGGGTCCCTGACCCGACTGGGCGTCGAACGGGTCGACGTGCTGTACCTGGACGCGACCTTCGACGCGACGACGAACATCGAGGACACGCTGGCGACGGTCGAATGGCTGCGCGAAGCGGGCAAGATCGGTGCCGTCGGCGCGTTCGGATTCAGTCCGGAACGCCTCGTCGAAGCGCGCATCCTCGCCTCAGCGGGCTACCCGCGCATCGAGGTGCTCGATGCGCCGTACAACCTCGTGCGCCGGCAGCCCTTCGAGGGCGACATGCGCCTGGTCGCCGGCGCGCAGACGCTCGCCGTGACGCCGTCGCACGCGCTCGAGCACGGCTTTCTGTCCGGTCGCCATCGCAGCAAGGCGCTCGCCTCGCAGGGCGTGCGCGGAGTGCAGCTGCGCGAGCATCTGAACCGCCGCGGCAACCGCATCCTCAAAGCTCTCGATCAGGTGGCGGACGATCTGCAGGTGCCGGTCGCGGCGATCTCCGTGGCCTGGCTGCTGGCGCAGCGGACCGTGGTCGCGCCGATCGTGAACACCTTCGCGACCCAGCACGTCGATGAGCTCATGCAGGGCGCTGGTGTCGCGCTGTCGCGCACTCAGATCGCCGATCTCACCCGCGCGGGCGACTGAGCATCCGCAACCGCTCGGCTAGGCTGGACAGGCCTGCCGAAGGGGGCGGGCGACGAAGCGAGTGGGTTGTGACGCACTACATATATCTGGTCAGACATGGTGAACATCAGGATGCCGAGCACGGCGTCGATGACGGACCCCTCTCTCCTCGGGGGCAGCGGCAGGCGGAGTTGATCGCCGATCGGCTGTCCGGACTTCCGCTCGACGCCGTATGGCATTCGCCGCTGTTGCGTGCAACCGAGACGGCGCGAGCGATCTCGGCTCGACTGCCCGCGGTGGCCCCTGAGCCGTCGGCGCTGCTGTTCGACTGCGTGCCCACCGGACTCACCGAGGACACGCCGGCGGCGTTCGAGCCGTTCTTCGGATCGATCACGGATGCCGAGATCGAAGCGGGCGGCGCTCAGATGGCCGACGCGGTCAACGAGTTCCTCGTGCGCAAGCAGGGCGACGTGCACGAAGTGCTCATCACCCACAACTTCGTCGTCTCCTGGTTCGTACGGGAAGTCCTCGGCGCCCCGGAATGGCGCTGGATGACGCTGAACCAGGCGCATTGCGGCCTGACGGTGATCGCGCAGAAGCAGGGGCGTCCGTGGACGCTGCTCACGCACAACGACCTCGGTCATCTGCCCGTCGAGCTGCGGACAGGGCTTCCCGACCCCGTCCCGGTGTGACACGAGCCGGATCAGAGGAGGAGTTTGCGGTACCAGCGCGTCGCGTTCGGGTTGTGGTTGTACGCCTCGATCGACTCGAAGCCGCTGCGCTCGTACAGCGCGCCGGCGGATTCGAGCGTGTGGTGCGTGTCGAGCACGAGCTCGGTGGCGCCGAACTCCCTGGCCCGGCGCTCGAGCTCTTCCAGGATCGCCCGACCCCAGCCCTGCCCTCGCGCCTCGGGGCGCAGGAACAGATGCTTGACCTCGTAGCGGACGCCGGCATCCGAGTCGTCCAGCCTGCGGATGCCGCCGCAGCCCACCGCTGCTTCCTCGGGGCCCGCGAGCAGGAAGACGCCGGCGGGCGGTATGAACGCGCCCGGCGCCGGGAAGGTCGGCGTGTACGAGCCACCGGGGAATTCTGCTGCGCGCAGCGCGAAGTACTCGACGAGGATCGCGTGCGATTCGGGGTCGGCGGGGGAGGCGTCGCGGAACTCGAGCATGGCACCAACGCTACTGGCGTCGCGAGGGTCCCGAGCGCGCTCCGCGCGGTGTCCCGGCCGGTGACGGCCGCGAAATAGACTGGGAGCATGACCACGCAGGTAGCACTCGTCGGCGGAACCGGAAAGCTCGGATCGATCATCCGGGACGTGATCGACGGCCTCGAGGGCTTCGAGGTGTCGCGCGTGCTCACCTCGACGAGCGACTGGTCCGAGCTCGACGGTGCCGATCTCGTCGTCGACGCCTCGACCCCGCAGGTCAGCGTCGAGGTCGTCAGGGCAGCCGTCGAGCGCGGTCTCAACGTGCTCGTCGGCACGTCCGGCTGGTCGAACGAGCGCATCGCTCTGGTGCGTCCGCTCGTCGAGGCCGCCGGTACCGGTGCGGTCTTCATCCCGAACTTCTCGCTCGGCTCGGTGCTCGGCTCCGCCCTGGCATCCGCGGCCGCCCCGTTCTTCGACTCCGCGGAGATCGTCGAGGCGCATCGCGACACGAAGATCGATTCCCCCAGCGGCACGGCGGTGCGCACGGCAGAGCTGATCGCGGCCTCCCGAACCGATCAGGGGCCGGTGAGCGCTCCGCACGTCGACCAACGCGCCAGAGGTCAGCAGGTCGCCGGTGTTCCGATCCACTCCCTGCGTCGTCCTGGCGTGATCGCACGGCAGGATGTCGTCCTGTCCGGACCGGGCGAGTCGCTCACCTTCACCCACGACACGGTCGAACCGTCGCTCGCGTATGCGCCGGGCATCCGTCTCGCCGTCCCGTACGCGCTCGGCGCGCGCGGGGTGGTCGTCGGCCTGGAGAACATGGTCGACATCGGCATCCGAGCCCGTTCATGACCGCACGCATCGGCATCGTCCTGATGGGCGTCTGCCTGATCCTGTACTTCATCGTCGCCGGTCAGCAGGCGTTCCTGTTCATGGGCACAGGCGAGCCGATCGCCATCGCCATGGGTGTCGCTGCGATCGTTCTGCCGCTGATCGGTGTCTGGGCGCTGATCCGCGAGATCCAGTTCGGGGTGTCGGCCGATCGCCTCGGGCGCCGGCTGGACGCCGAGGGCGGCATGCCGGAGGCCGAGACCGAGCTGACGGCCCGCGGGAAGATCGCCGAGGCGGATGCCGAGGGCATCGTGACCCGCTATCGGGCCGCCGCGGAGTCCGCGCCGGAGGAGTGGCGTGCCCACTATCGTCTCGGCGTCGTGCAGGACGCGGCCGGGCGTCGCAAGGACGCCCGCGCCAGCATCCGCGAGGCCATCAGGGTGGAGAAGCAGACCCGCTGACGGATCCGCCCCTCCGCGGACGACGACTCAGGCGAGTGTGGCCTCGAGGGTGATCTCGATGCCGGAGAGCGCCTGCGACACCGGGCATCCGGTCTTCGCGTCCTGGGCGATCTGTTGGAACTTCTCGGCCGACAGCCCGGGAACGGACGCGTTCACGTTGAGGTGGCTGCCGGTGATGCCCGTGCCCGGCTTGAACGTGACCGATGCGGTGGTGTTGACGCGCTCGGGGGGAGTGCCGTTCTCGGCCAGGGCATGCGAGAACGCCATGCTGAAGCAGGATGCGTGAGCCGCGGCGATCAGCTCCTCCGGCGTCGTGGTCGTCTCGGAGCCCTCGCTGCGGGACTTCCAGTCGATCGGGAAGGTGCCGAGGTGCGATGTGGCGAACGACACGGTGCCGGATCCCTCGGTGAGTGAACCGGTCCAGGTGGTGGTGGCTTCGCTGGTGACGGGCATGATGTTCCTCCGAAGGTCAGGCGGGTGG
This window contains:
- a CDS encoding OsmC family peroxiredoxin, with translation MPVTSEATTTWTGSLTEGSGTVSFATSHLGTFPIDWKSRSEGSETTTTPEELIAAAHASCFSMAFSHALAENGTPPERVNTTASVTFKPGTGITGSHLNVNASVPGLSAEKFQQIAQDAKTGCPVSQALSGIEITLEATLA
- the dapB gene encoding 4-hydroxy-tetrahydrodipicolinate reductase yields the protein MTTQVALVGGTGKLGSIIRDVIDGLEGFEVSRVLTSTSDWSELDGADLVVDASTPQVSVEVVRAAVERGLNVLVGTSGWSNERIALVRPLVEAAGTGAVFIPNFSLGSVLGSALASAAAPFFDSAEIVEAHRDTKIDSPSGTAVRTAELIAASRTDQGPVSAPHVDQRARGQQVAGVPIHSLRRPGVIARQDVVLSGPGESLTFTHDTVEPSLAYAPGIRLAVPYALGARGVVVGLENMVDIGIRARS